The Pieris napi chromosome 9, ilPieNapi1.2, whole genome shotgun sequence genomic sequence GCTTAATTAGTGTTTCGGTTAACTTGTTCAACTTAGCAGACCTAATTAAGATCCTTGTGAGACGAAAACAAAGCATTACCGGGAATAAGAAGGACGAATGTAGATGCCCCCTATATacctgaaataaatatattttctggtATTAAAATAGCCTACAAACATATaaacttaaacaaataataacaaaaccactttaattccatactataaaaattacagatGAAATGGGTGTTAGTAATCAtaactatcaaataaaaaataataagtacatagtacctaataataaaaataaaataaatttaaaaaggaattaaattaaaacaaatttaaaaagtttggttcttgtggcagtgtacctttaacgctggcagcatttcctcactgtcgcctcagatttctgttctGCTTATGTATTTGTAGATCAGCCTCctttgcctgacacacgccgtcgactttttgtttcttaggcaagccggtttccacaTGATatatccttcaccgttcgagtacaatgttttaacaaacccgactttgttttatacaataagagtttgaaatacatatttttttataaattttgatgatccataatattttaactcgGCCGATCGTCACATTTGATTCTTTACTTCGCTTCGCTTTGACGCTGGACGCATGTTGAAGATGTTTTTGccagttttatttatcaatattattatttcttagtgAGAGTTATTGCATATTTTGAACTAGGCAATGTATTACTTACTATACTATTAGTCTGGACCTCTTGTTCCTATATTAATTTCCTCCTTATCCTTGACAATTGTGTGCCTTTCTTCACGTTAAGAACATATATAAACGAGGTATGTAaagctgtattttattttaagataaaattatgtaacaaCAGCCACCGAACCATTCTATGtggtaggtacatatatatatatatatatatatatatatatatatatatatatatatatatatatatatatatatatgtacatgcCAATCTTAATCTTCAACCTAAAGTAAACTTAACATGAAACTAACCCGTCAGTTACTCAAGTAATTAGCGATGCGTGTCTTAATATCCGGGCAGTGCATCACTGAGGTCGTGATAATTAAATGCGAATCTCAAGACAATACCTGAGATTTCCAGGCGGTCGCTACACACTGGATGATTGTAGAGAAAGGATGGCGCAATATTTTCTACTTGGGGAAATCCGTTGCGCATTAATGATGGTTGGTTATCGTAagcacaaataaataaatcctaaATCCTAAACTAAAACATGTGTTAAgcaaatcttaatatatataaattacgtgtcacgttgtttgtacgctatggactcctaaactaccgaaccgatatcaatcaaatttgcacatcgtgtgtagtttgattcaacttaaaagataggattgcttacatctcaatttatacccgcaatattattttattgcaaaatatttgtttatagtcacaattctaacagatggcgctgtgttgaaagtttcacataagctacaatttaatggcataaccaccaaaaaagcatggtggtccccatgactggtgttctcctaccgtttcccttgaatactttgctactatgtaatataacaaaaaccttagccacagcaacgcttggccggtctgctagtagtcTATAAATGTTTGACTATGACGAAACGGAAAATTTGCTAGGTGTGCTAAAATAATTTCCACATATCATGGTCTTAAGCTTGAGCCTGATACCAACCCACACACACCCTCACAAAtactcacacacacacacagagagagagagagacacCCGTACAACTCTATTTCTGTAGGAATCTAGTTGCCTGttgattagattttttatttcctttttagaaactttaaaattttgttgctTACATCAACAATATATCATATGTCTACTTTTTTGTTATGACTCAGTATGACTTTGCTGTGCCTGGTTATCCATATCACAGGTTCTAACCTAGGTTGGAAACCAGTCTCGCAACACCTTCTTAATTGTAATCGTACATTTGTTTCAAATGATATATGggagaaaataaagaaatagtattatgtgggactcgctattgtgcatacccactaaaaccccaaaCCACCACCAACAATCAGCCTAGGGATGCGGTAACAGCAGAACCTTATCCACTTTCCGACGGCGTTGTTAGTTATGACGCAAAATtgaaagaagtttttaaaataaggtaaataattaaaaagttgtaaaaaatattgtttttatgtaacattttttatggccagactacaaaaaataaaaataaagtgtgAGCGTACCAAGTACACATgctagaagtgaaacttctttgtaaatttattattactaaggtaaaagccccaatagatgaCCATATACAAGTATACgatcactccatgtatttgtataccTAAATTTGTGAATagaaaaagaacaaaaatagtaataataatattttttagtaatataaataaataaataaattctctttacgaaattttacttttaaaaatagaatttcttcatgctacgttcgccctttctcattctctctcaatcggtctcaatcgctctctcccttttcttcgacaaaaacgctgcacatcttcgtgacgctaatattattattattgcgtttcatccgtaaaaattttaccctcatgcgcctaaagaagttataaaacacaaaaatacaaaagtacaatgcaaaaatacaaaattatcttaaattaaaataattttctacagAAACCTTATAAAAATCACCTAATGTGCATTCACCCATCCATCCCGGTGTAAACTAGCGGAAGTTATAATTTATGGATTTAGTTCCGGAGCTCGTCTCGAGAGGGAGCTAGTGAGACGGTAACGAAACACCTGATATTTAATGCATACTGTCTGAGATCGCCTTAAAACTACGCACAAGAATTTCTTTCCTTCATAAACTATTACTAGAGATTTTAGATTAACTTGTTTATTTCAATACGAAAATATCCAATTTTTGTGTTCATTGCAAATACATGCAAAGAATCTCCAAAATCTTTCTAGTAATGTCGCTTTCAGGGATTGATAGACAAAACACCTCGTTTTTggtacattatttaatatttcgttctcatattgataaacttatttaatgtaaatctAGGTTCTTTTACTGcatttttgtgtttactttGAAATCAATTACCATATTACAGTAAATTTTGGCGCCATCTGTTGACTATTAAGTAAATCACTTAGATCCATTACGTTTTCGCTCAGCTATTGTCTACTAGTATCACAAATCTTCCCATAGGTGGCgctgttataaaaatactttcaatGCATAATTTAaactctttaaaaatattgtataaaatattataacgcTAATATTGTATAGGGTATAAGATGAGTTTTTCACAAATGGTACGTTATGCCCCGACGTGTAATAGGATATACTAGTGTAGACTCCAGGATGCACTCCGCAGATTCCACCCCAAGAGACGACTCCAGCTAAAACACCTCGACAAACAAGTGGTCCACCTGAATCACCCTATAACACAGAAgatatatattgaaaaaaaactttagaggtgtcaagggacacccggatggaacgaaattcctttcgattaatttatatgttaattggtatcataacagtatgatagattttctcgacaccaatcttacgacgaaaaaaaaaagccaacatcacgaggtgttcccaggcggtcacccatccaagtactgacctcgcccgacgttgcttaacttcggtgatcggacgagaaccggtgtattacaatagcaaataacaaaaaagtgtcgtgacaacttttcgtaagaattttttccgtctagccccctttcacaaagcgcgataaggaacttcgttccaataacaTATTTAGATACTAGCTTTGTTCAGCATTTGTTCCGTTAGTTGTTTGGGCTATCATACACTACGCACTGTTATGACTGAGAGGTTTGATAGTTGCTGTGATGTATTCTTAATATTTCTGTCTTAATTTCTATTCGAGCATTTCCTATATACATACTTGGATCTATATCTAGATTAtttcctataaaaataaatcataattaaaacacGCAGCCTACACACGCGTGCATGCGATGATCTTTGATGTGTCTTTCCTTTGAAGTGTTCTACTATCAATTGGTAAGCAGCCGGATTCTGATGATTATATCTGTTTGGTAATAAAATAGACAATAACCTGACAAGAATCCTTTCCTTGTGCCCCAGCGCACAAAACAGAGAGATGCAAATATCGTGAACTGTAGAACCATTCACAATATATCTTTGATAGTATAGGTACGCAAACCATTTCTAGCTTGCGGGCGGGTTTATTCTGCAAATCAAGGGTCAAGTGTTACTCCTCCCTGATGGCTCGCAATGCACACTCTGAAATTGGGTCTTCATGGGCCCGTAGACTCAGTTGCCcctttgtataaaaaatatttactagtaAATGAATGTTAGATAATTACTGATTagtgttggccttgtggcttcagcgtgcgactctcatacctgaggtcgtattttagatccccggctgtacaccaatggactttctttctatgtgcgcatttaacactcgctcgattggttaaggaaaacatcgtgaggaaaccgacatgtcttagacccaaaaagtcgacggcgtgtgtcaggcactggaggctgatcacttacttgcctattagatttaaaaatgatcatggttgtagcaccactgatttatttatttcttatttactgACTAACCTATTTCACCTAGGCTTTAGGTAAAGGGCTCCAGCATActttatatatacctattataGAGTAATTAACCACACCTCTTCTTTCAATCCAAATCCCGAAACTAGACACAAATCATTTGCTTGTAATTTGTCTTCATTTTCTGAATATAAACGAATTGGATGAACTGTGTCTGTTACGATAAAGTCTTTCGACACCTTAACAAAATCATTCAATATTAGTTAAAGGAACAGTAAATGAAAATATCTTTTACACAAACGGAGTAGAGGtcataatgaaaataaatctcatttcactttgcaaataaatcattaattataaaccagaactaacaacaacaaaaaagaaCTGACAGAAATTTTCAGAACTGACAGAATTAAAAACAGAACTGACAGAATTGACAGAAAAAAACAGAACTGACAGAAAAAAACAGAACTGACGCGAAAAAACACCTTCCTAGTTAtcccttatttttaaaaacaaaatcagttTTATTGTACAAGTGGGTACTCTCCCGTCTTTCgcacaaattttgtttatgcatataataatacaagagtttaaaaaaatgcaaattggtttttataaatacaagaAATTAGATACCAACCAGAaatgtcataaatttattcCCTTACCTGCAATATAGCTAAATCATGTTTTAAATACGTGTGATTATATTGTTCATGTTTGTAGAAATATTGTATGCGCCTCCAGTGCTCATGCGCAGGCTTGTATAGAATTATCATTGCAGATTTATCAATTGTCCCAGCAACGACTCTTACGTCATTGAGATTTTTCATATTTCCTTTACTGAAAATTTATAGGGAATTGAACGTTAAATAACGGCTACCTGCTACTTAAAACTTTTGCTAGATTCATCTCCACTAGGTTTGAACGGGGTCTTCTAACATTTTAGTATTGAAGTCAGTTTgcgtggtgactggtcggacttgaattcgtgtatgcggtgatgttagttatttcgactatgtatttgcgtgttgttcccacaagaatgtaagtgcgtgctcctatttcaccatgcctactgctgataggggacaaatctttgtttttcttttttattattattaattaactattaattacttaagatattATGTGGAACTGGTGTAAtacagctccttacaaacattgtgtaaatcaaaacttggcgattaaaaagagtggcggagagtttattgttcttttcatccattctacgcccttgatttgagaactggcagtaaatgtaaaattagaagagGCAGCAGGGATCAGCCTAAACAATCTCCATCCCGATTGAAATTCCGATAATGTTAGGTTAGGGTTGCGATATCTTTAACCAGCATACAAAAACTTCGGGATCGTCTATTGGAAGCTAGTGTGTATAGAGCAGGTTCTAttgatgtatttatattatataaatgatttattttctgtaagtaggtttgtacaaacacttttacacgtcaagcatattttttttaaactagatgAGTTCGACGTTTCCTAAGAAGAAACGCCGAAACAAACTCAGAGGTCACAGTCTCTTTTAAAGTCCAGACATAACAAGAttatgtgaagaccatgtagATTGCAGTCTGAAATGGTCTTTTGTGGAAAGAACCACACAGATTGAGTGGACCTGTCAAGTCAGTGCATTTGTCAGTAAACGTGCAGCTCAACTCAAAACTTAAGGAGCTTAACGATTCGACGAACAAAGAAAAGACATTTGGGTAGGCCGCATAAATTACTCAAACTGTCAGACTATGACTAAAACTGAGAAaaggataaaataaataaaaaacaatgatcCACGTAG encodes the following:
- the LOC125052542 gene encoding trypsin-1-like — encoded protein: MKLYHSVIHLHIILSICSVGRTRDDGERRKDSHDLDFTAILRENAAYKSFLDICPLKILGGVEADITQIPYQVALRQQNWYGVSWSSFCGGSLITLRYVLTAAHCFIFSDKGNMKNLNDVRVVAGTIDKSAMIILYKPAHEHWRRIQYFYKHEQYNHTYLKHDLAILQVSKDFIVTDTVHPIRLYSENEDKLQANDLCLVSGFGLKEENKPARKLEMVCVPILSKIYCEWFYSSRYLHLSVLCAGAQGKDSCQGDSGGPLVCRGVLAGVVSWGGICGVHPGVYTSISYYTSGHNVPFVKNSSYTLYNISVIIFYTIFLKSLNYALKVFL